The genome window CAGGAGGGGTTTGACGTTGAGGTTGCCTCCGGTGGCATGCCGACGGCCTTCTGTGCGCACTGGACCAACAAAGCCGGCACGAATGGCAAGGCACCGGTGATCGGGATGTATGCCGAATATGATGCAGTGCCGGGCAACTGTCAGGACGCATCCACGGTCAAGCGGCCACGATCCGGCTTGAACGAACATGCGGGCGGCCACACGGATCCGCATTCCGGTCTCGGCATTTCCAGTCTCGGCGGTTTGCTGGCGACGAAAGCGGCCATGGAAAAGCATGGCATCGCCGGAACGCTGAGATTTACCGGCGAGCCGGCGGAAAAGGTCCGTGGCTCGAAGCCGATCCATGCCGCCAAAGGTTATTATGACGGGCTGGATGGCATGATCTCCTTCCACCCGTTCTATATGCTTCCGCTATGCAACACGGTGCGCTGGGATACGCATTGCGGCGTGGCCTATTCGATGATCTACCGCTTCGCCTGCGACCAGCCGGAGCGCTGGGGCCTGAGCGATGGCGCTCCGATCCCGCAATCACATTCAGCGGTGCGGGCACCCGGTGCCAATGACGCGCTGATGATGATGTATATGGCCTCTAAGGCGCTGCGCGATTCCATGCTGCCGCATCAGGGCGGCTGGTCGATCAGCGAAGCGATCCTGACAGCAGGGCAGGCGACGGCCGACAATCTTCCGGCAGGTCTGGCTGAAATCCAGTACATGATGCGCGTACCGACCATTGCCATGGCCGAGCAGATCACCGCCGTGCTTGATCGTAATGCGGATCATGCGGCCGCGATGACTGGCTGCAGGGTGGAGCGGCATTGGGTCTGCAAGTCCCGGC of Phyllobacterium zundukense contains these proteins:
- a CDS encoding peptidase M20, with product MVTAAATSALKFVDEHKADLSAWTRTIFGFGETAWREYQSADWYVTRLRQEGFDVEVASGGMPTAFCAHWTNKAGTNGKAPVIGMYAEYDAVPGNCQDASTVKRPRSGLNEHAGGHTDPHSGLGISSLGGLLATKAAMEKHGIAGTLRFTGEPAEKVRGSKPIHAAKGYYDGLDGMISFHPFYMLPLCNTVRWDTHCGVAYSMIYRFACDQPERWGLSDGAPIPQSHSAVRAPGANDALMMMYMASKALRDSMLPHQGGWSISEAILTAGQATADNLPAGLAEIQYMMRVPTIAMAEQITAVLDRNADHAAAMTGCRVERHWVCKSRPGLANHAMAGIAWDALNIVGAPHWNEAARAIAREIQVNAGVEAMDEPFIDECERLISPQEAETILRRDLPPSQINSTSDDYTDMTWHAPTVRFYVARPALKAPKGFAYPGWVMNALGGIPETIDPMVICASKTVALTALRLLEDEGARRRANDEFIERTGGGVGGSKWIAPLCDYEPPIHFRWPEYVTTARGREWWIPTGAQ